One window of the Ureibacillus sp. FSL W7-1570 genome contains the following:
- the obgE gene encoding GTPase ObgE, which yields MFVDHVKIYVKGGDGGDGMVAFRREKYVPYGGPAGGDGGSGGNVVFEVDEGLRTLMDFRYNRHFKASRGENGMSKGMHGKNAKDLIVKVPPGTVVINEETGKVIADLVEHGQRAIIAKGGRGGRGNMRFATPANPAPEIAEKGEPGQELNVILELKLLADVGLVGFPSVGKSTLLSVVSAAKPKIGAYHFTTIVPNLGVVETDDGRSFVMADLPGLIEGAHQGVGLGIQFLRHIERTRVIVHVVDMSGMEGRDPYDDYVKINKELEQYDLRLTERPQIVVANKMDMPGAEVNLVEFKKKIGDDIKVFPISALTKKGLKPLLHEIADLLEVTPYFELHDIADESDATVLYKHEKKERDFAITRDDDGAYVLSGDTIERLFKMTDFSRDESVRRFARQLRHMGVDDALRERGAQDGDTVRILDYEFEFIE from the coding sequence ATGTTTGTTGATCACGTAAAAATATATGTTAAAGGCGGAGACGGCGGGGATGGAATGGTGGCCTTCCGCCGCGAGAAATATGTTCCCTATGGCGGACCGGCTGGAGGCGACGGAGGAAGCGGCGGGAACGTTGTGTTTGAAGTGGATGAAGGTTTGCGCACATTGATGGATTTCCGTTACAACCGCCATTTTAAAGCGTCCCGCGGCGAAAATGGCATGAGCAAAGGAATGCACGGAAAAAATGCCAAAGATTTGATTGTAAAAGTCCCTCCAGGCACGGTAGTCATCAATGAAGAGACCGGGAAAGTCATTGCGGATTTGGTTGAACATGGACAGCGGGCAATCATAGCGAAAGGCGGCCGCGGAGGACGGGGAAACATGCGCTTTGCCACACCGGCAAATCCGGCGCCGGAAATTGCGGAAAAGGGTGAGCCGGGACAAGAATTAAATGTTATATTGGAATTAAAATTGTTGGCGGATGTGGGCCTTGTCGGCTTCCCGAGTGTCGGTAAATCGACATTGCTTTCTGTAGTTTCCGCAGCGAAGCCGAAAATCGGCGCTTACCACTTTACAACCATCGTTCCCAATCTTGGCGTTGTCGAAACGGATGATGGCCGAAGCTTCGTCATGGCCGATTTGCCGGGATTAATTGAAGGGGCCCATCAAGGTGTCGGTTTGGGCATCCAATTCTTGCGCCATATCGAACGCACGAGAGTCATTGTCCATGTGGTGGATATGTCCGGTATGGAAGGCCGGGACCCTTACGATGATTATGTAAAGATCAACAAAGAGTTGGAACAATACGATTTGCGCCTGACAGAGCGTCCTCAGATCGTAGTTGCCAATAAAATGGACATGCCTGGTGCGGAAGTAAATTTGGTAGAATTTAAGAAAAAAATCGGGGATGACATAAAAGTATTCCCAATCTCCGCTCTTACAAAGAAAGGGCTTAAACCATTGCTGCATGAAATCGCAGACTTGTTGGAAGTAACCCCTTATTTCGAATTGCATGATATCGCGGATGAAAGCGATGCAACGGTTTTATATAAACATGAGAAAAAAGAACGGGATTTTGCAATTACCCGCGATGATGATGGCGCTTATGTTCTAAGTGGGGATACGATCGAACGGCTCTTTAAGATGACAGACTTTAGCCGGGATGAATCGGTCCGCCGTTTTGCAAGACAGCTCCGCCATATGGGCGTGGATGACGCTTTAAGGGAACGTGGAGCCCAAGACGGGGATACGGTGAGAATTTTGGATTATGAGTTTGAATTCATCGAATAA
- a CDS encoding Spo0B domain-containing protein: MTKLSIREILRAANHDFINQLQLIKMNLDLDRIDDAKKIIENYCNQYKSFSNLNKLNWPKTVEWIQTFPYRFPSIEFLLKSNVTMTPKVKKDEETVEYLEKTIQRVYPHLDPYTEQQLLMEVEADEEIVKITFDLHGKWDVEPFHSEILDNHVGMSVEKESFDHWKYVLTIKE, translated from the coding sequence TTGACGAAACTTTCTATTCGTGAAATTTTGAGGGCTGCAAACCATGATTTTATTAATCAGCTTCAATTGATCAAAATGAATTTGGATTTGGACCGGATTGACGACGCGAAAAAAATTATAGAAAATTATTGCAATCAATATAAATCTTTTTCAAATTTGAATAAATTGAATTGGCCGAAAACCGTCGAATGGATTCAAACCTTCCCGTATCGTTTTCCCTCAATCGAGTTTCTGCTAAAAAGTAATGTGACAATGACGCCAAAGGTGAAAAAAGATGAGGAAACTGTCGAATACTTAGAAAAGACGATTCAGCGTGTTTATCCTCATCTCGACCCATATACCGAGCAGCAATTACTGATGGAAGTGGAAGCGGATGAAGAGATCGTGAAAATCACCTTTGACTTGCATGGAAAGTGGGACGTTGAGCCTTTCCATTCAGAGATATTGGACAACCATGTGGGAATGTCGGTTGAAAAAGAATCCTTCGATCATTGGAAATATGTTTTAACCATTAAGGAGTGA
- a CDS encoding DCC1-like thiol-disulfide oxidoreductase family protein, protein MLFDGECGFCHRGVQFIIKRDSRKLFQFASLESETGKGLCRDYRVPADMDSLILIENGRYYAKSSAVLRICRKLDGFWKVFYLFIMLPSFLRDLIYDGVAKYRYLLGGKAVCQLPSPEEAERFLF, encoded by the coding sequence GTGCTGTTTGATGGGGAATGCGGATTTTGCCATCGCGGCGTACAATTCATTATAAAAAGAGATTCCCGAAAGCTTTTTCAGTTTGCTTCGTTGGAAAGTGAAACAGGCAAAGGGTTATGCAGAGATTACCGAGTTCCGGCTGATATGGACAGTTTAATTCTTATAGAAAATGGACGATATTATGCAAAGTCTTCTGCCGTTTTGCGAATTTGCCGGAAGCTTGACGGCTTTTGGAAAGTTTTTTATTTGTTCATAATGCTTCCCTCTTTTCTTCGAGATTTGATTTATGATGGTGTGGCCAAATATCGTTATCTTCTTGGCGGGAAAGCTGTCTGCCAATTGCCGAGCCCAGAAGAGGCAGAACGATTTCTTTTCTAA
- the pheA gene encoding prephenate dehydratase produces the protein MTNNEWKYRVAYLGPEASFTYLATRDVFPNEWIIAYRTIPECIDAVTNDMVDYAVVPLENALEGTVPLTIDYLFHEANLYIIGEIKLKIQQHLMVNKAQKDNWEKIEGIYSHPHALAQCHKYLFYRFSHVPLHQTTSTAEAAKMVAENPDKCIAAIGNASSAEKYGLEIVEENIHDFHFNHTRFVILSKHNTRLPIENSDGQPKTMLMLTLPHDDSGALHQVLSVFAWRKLNLSKIESRPLKTGLGNYFFIIDVLADENEPMMKWALEELQSLGCTVKSLGTYYTYNASE, from the coding sequence GTGACGAACAATGAATGGAAGTACCGGGTTGCCTATTTAGGGCCGGAAGCTTCTTTTACGTATCTGGCAACAAGGGATGTATTCCCAAATGAATGGATCATTGCTTATAGAACAATTCCGGAATGCATTGACGCTGTAACGAATGATATGGTGGATTATGCCGTTGTGCCCTTGGAAAACGCTTTGGAAGGCACGGTGCCACTGACGATCGATTACTTATTCCATGAAGCCAATTTATATATTATTGGGGAAATCAAACTAAAAATCCAGCAGCATTTAATGGTGAATAAAGCGCAAAAAGATAATTGGGAAAAAATTGAAGGGATCTATTCCCATCCCCATGCATTGGCTCAATGCCATAAATATTTATTTTATCGCTTTAGCCATGTGCCGTTGCACCAAACAACCTCCACGGCGGAAGCGGCAAAGATGGTGGCGGAAAACCCTGATAAATGCATTGCGGCCATTGGGAATGCCTCTTCTGCGGAAAAGTACGGTTTGGAAATCGTTGAGGAAAATATCCATGATTTCCATTTCAACCATACCCGCTTTGTGATTTTATCCAAGCACAATACCCGCTTGCCGATCGAAAATTCGGATGGCCAGCCGAAAACGATGCTGATGCTGACGCTGCCTCATGATGATTCGGGAGCCTTGCATCAAGTGCTTTCCGTTTTTGCCTGGAGAAAATTGAACTTGAGCAAAATTGAATCCCGTCCGTTGAAAACGGGTTTGGGCAACTATTTCTTTATCATTGATGTGCTCGCGGATGAAAATGAACCGATGATGAAATGGGCTTTGGAGGAATTGCAATCGCTCGGATGCACCGTCAAATCACTCGGAACTTATTATACATATAATGCATCGGAGTGA
- the safA gene encoding SafA/ExsA family spore coat assembly protein — protein MRTHIVQKGDTLWKIAKQYGIDFEELKRLNSHLANPDYIVPGMEIILPDDHSIRKPSQVQKELPEKAKTVEVPKKEKKAETPPKAKEIVLPEKKQPVEKEMKLPEIPPTPPVPQIVPIPQQVHPHEKTEFHLDFSPHLNIQRHMAQPQFMPIPQPVMPQPIFIEIPQQAPQAEKKEEEKEKVIEKEVEYIPVPQTHVEYVPVPQPIYIPCIPQQVHPCHCKPRRVEHCGCREPEHVHHHAQPYFAGPHMLPPCPDYSQMQYQMMPQGFGMPYGVLPTQELDYEHQQYAGALPQMDATIEEVQDDADWLYDSASEGEETKEQVTISEDYSQSQEQYQDYKGFEQATLPSYDYAQIPQGFFPMEQGYYPPANQYMPQPMYPHFEQGTHPYFQQYPAGMNPCAPQFKPWSY, from the coding sequence GTGCGAACACACATTGTACAAAAAGGAGATACACTTTGGAAAATTGCCAAGCAATATGGAATCGATTTTGAGGAGTTAAAAAGACTAAATTCCCATTTAGCAAATCCGGATTACATTGTGCCTGGTATGGAAATTATTTTACCAGATGACCATTCCATTCGGAAACCGTCGCAAGTCCAAAAAGAGTTGCCTGAAAAAGCAAAAACGGTTGAAGTGCCGAAAAAGGAAAAGAAAGCGGAGACTCCGCCAAAGGCAAAAGAAATTGTATTACCGGAGAAAAAACAGCCGGTGGAAAAGGAAATGAAATTGCCGGAAATTCCACCGACACCGCCAGTGCCACAAATTGTGCCAATTCCTCAACAAGTGCATCCACATGAAAAGACGGAATTCCATTTGGATTTTTCTCCGCATTTAAACATACAGCGCCACATGGCACAGCCGCAATTCATGCCAATTCCGCAACCGGTGATGCCGCAGCCGATTTTTATAGAAATCCCTCAACAAGCACCACAAGCAGAGAAAAAGGAAGAAGAGAAGGAAAAAGTGATTGAAAAAGAAGTGGAATATATACCGGTGCCTCAGACACATGTTGAATATGTTCCTGTGCCGCAACCAATCTATATCCCTTGCATTCCACAGCAAGTTCATCCTTGCCATTGCAAACCGCGAAGAGTGGAACACTGCGGTTGCAGGGAACCTGAACATGTTCACCACCATGCTCAACCATATTTCGCGGGCCCACACATGTTGCCGCCTTGCCCGGACTATTCGCAAATGCAGTATCAGATGATGCCGCAAGGATTTGGAATGCCATATGGAGTTCTGCCGACACAGGAGTTGGACTACGAACACCAGCAATATGCCGGAGCGTTGCCGCAAATGGATGCAACTATTGAAGAAGTGCAAGATGATGCAGATTGGCTGTACGACTCCGCTTCGGAAGGGGAAGAAACAAAAGAGCAGGTGACAATCAGTGAAGATTATAGCCAATCCCAGGAACAATATCAGGATTATAAAGGTTTTGAACAAGCAACATTGCCTTCATATGATTATGCTCAAATTCCACAAGGCTTTTTCCCAATGGAACAAGGATATTATCCACCAGCCAATCAATACATGCCGCAACCAATGTATCCGCATTTCGAACAGGGGACGCATCCATATTTTCAGCAATATCCAGCGGGTATGAATCCTTGTGCACCACAATTTAAACCGTGGTCATATTAA
- the rplU gene encoding 50S ribosomal protein L21 translates to MYAIIETGGKQYKVEAGQEIYVEKLGVEPNETVTFDKVLFVGGETVKVGTPTVEGATVTAKVVKEGRGKKITVFKYKPKKNYRRKQGHRQPYTKLVIESINA, encoded by the coding sequence ATGTACGCTATTATTGAAACTGGTGGTAAACAGTACAAAGTTGAAGCTGGACAAGAAATCTACGTAGAAAAATTAGGTGTTGAGCCTAACGAAACAGTAACTTTCGATAAAGTTCTTTTCGTAGGTGGCGAAACAGTGAAAGTTGGTACTCCAACAGTAGAAGGCGCAACTGTAACTGCGAAAGTGGTGAAAGAAGGCCGCGGCAAAAAAATCACTGTTTTCAAATACAAACCTAAGAAAAACTATCGTCGTAAACAAGGTCACCGTCAACCATACACAAAATTAGTCATCGAATCAATCAATGCATAA
- a CDS encoding acetyl-CoA C-acyltransferase produces the protein MRDAVIVAAKRTPIARENGALCHLQAHQLAAPLLSFLAKGIEEKINDVILGNVVGPGGNIARLSALEAGLPFSVPGITIDRQCSAGLEAIRMACLFVRAGAGSCYMAGGVESVSTSPFPKRARFSPERIGDPDMGVAAEYVAEKFGITRKMQDEYVLLSWTRSRNAYSNGIYDEEIFPVDGLECDEIWQRKRNMEKIVKRANPVFVKNGTVTAANSCGIHDGASAVLVMEAGLAEKLGYKPLLRYVDSQVSGVHPFYPGFAPVPAIKELLERNTLTIDDIDLIEINEAFASKIVACTQELSIPLEKINVHGGALVIGHPYGASGAVLVTRLFYEVQRHPRTRYVLAAIGSGGGVGVAMLFEAIGEQE, from the coding sequence ATGAGAGATGCGGTAATTGTTGCAGCGAAAAGAACTCCGATTGCCCGTGAAAACGGGGCTTTATGTCATCTGCAGGCACATCAATTAGCGGCGCCGCTTCTTTCTTTTTTAGCCAAGGGAATCGAGGAGAAGATTAATGACGTCATACTTGGCAATGTTGTTGGTCCTGGAGGCAATATCGCACGTTTATCAGCTTTAGAGGCAGGTCTTCCCTTCTCTGTGCCCGGAATCACTATTGACCGTCAGTGTTCTGCAGGACTTGAGGCTATTCGCATGGCTTGTCTTTTTGTTCGTGCAGGTGCCGGATCGTGCTATATGGCAGGAGGAGTTGAAAGCGTCAGCACCTCTCCCTTCCCGAAGCGTGCCCGGTTTTCACCAGAGAGAATCGGGGATCCGGATATGGGAGTGGCTGCGGAATATGTAGCTGAGAAGTTTGGCATTACAAGAAAAATGCAGGATGAGTATGTTTTGTTAAGCTGGACGCGAAGCCGGAATGCTTACAGCAATGGAATCTATGATGAGGAAATCTTTCCTGTAGACGGCTTGGAATGTGATGAAATATGGCAGCGTAAACGGAATATGGAGAAGATAGTGAAACGAGCGAATCCCGTTTTTGTGAAAAATGGAACGGTAACAGCGGCAAATAGCTGCGGAATTCATGATGGTGCAAGTGCAGTTCTTGTCATGGAAGCTGGTCTGGCGGAAAAACTTGGATATAAACCGCTGCTTCGTTATGTCGACAGCCAAGTGTCGGGTGTGCATCCTTTTTACCCTGGATTTGCTCCGGTGCCTGCGATCAAAGAATTGCTTGAACGAAATACTTTGACGATTGATGATATTGATCTTATTGAAATAAATGAAGCGTTTGCGTCCAAAATTGTTGCTTGTACTCAGGAGCTGTCGATTCCATTGGAAAAAATAAATGTTCATGGTGGTGCACTTGTGATTGGCCACCCATACGGTGCATCGGGTGCGGTTTTAGTAACAAGATTATTTTATGAAGTTCAACGGCATCCAAGGACTAGATATGTCCTTGCTGCTATCGGCAGTGGCGGAGGCGTAGGGGTGGCAATGTTGTTTGAAGCAATTGGAGAACAGGAATGA
- a CDS encoding AMP-binding protein — protein sequence MITSPYSKHAKLFPNKAALITKDGVLTYREWDKAVRKTATWFQAMDSHHKTVGIHLPNGIPFLQVFAGAAAAGWKAVPLDLKWKKEELQKRIELAQPDVIITTTNLFSKEIGFNQNVWIWEECKEKIAEMPPKKNFPDLDDSLPFYLGFTSGSTGSPKAFIRSHLSWIESFVCTRREFGIKENDHVLIPGPLFHSHSLFGAMSTLFIGGTVYVLDKFSPEKMFSVIRDHPVSVVYIVPTMAEALLKKNTSVKQPLKLISSGAKLEVHTRNRIRSMFPNLILFEFYGAGELSFVSFSNNERKPDSVGRPFHNVKVQIRRHNGEIAGVGEIGKIYVRSPMTFIGYITEPGGYAKSIADEQGWVTVNDMGWIDEEGYLYVAGRENNMILYGGINLFPEEIEAVLTKHPKVEKAAVVGLSDPYWGQIAVGIIQGDVSELELKRYCKTHLASYKVPRKWYFTEEMPMTTSGKIARGELLRLLEKRLVNATSINDCKHPMIERDELPR from the coding sequence GTGATTACTTCTCCCTATTCAAAGCATGCAAAGCTTTTTCCCAATAAAGCTGCACTAATAACGAAAGATGGAGTTTTAACATACCGTGAATGGGATAAAGCGGTACGGAAAACGGCCACATGGTTTCAGGCAATGGATTCCCATCATAAAACAGTTGGCATCCATTTGCCGAATGGAATTCCGTTTTTGCAGGTTTTTGCAGGGGCAGCTGCTGCCGGATGGAAGGCAGTTCCCCTTGATTTAAAATGGAAGAAAGAAGAACTGCAAAAACGTATTGAACTTGCCCAACCTGATGTCATCATTACTACAACAAATCTTTTTTCAAAAGAAATAGGGTTTAATCAGAATGTATGGATTTGGGAAGAATGCAAAGAAAAAATTGCGGAAATGCCACCAAAGAAAAACTTTCCGGATTTAGACGATTCGCTTCCGTTTTATCTTGGATTTACATCAGGCTCAACCGGTTCGCCAAAGGCTTTTATCCGTTCGCACTTGTCTTGGATAGAAAGTTTTGTGTGCACTCGCCGTGAATTTGGCATCAAGGAAAACGACCACGTGCTGATTCCCGGTCCGCTTTTTCATTCCCATTCGTTATTTGGAGCGATGAGTACTTTGTTTATCGGTGGAACCGTGTATGTATTGGACAAATTTTCCCCTGAAAAAATGTTTTCAGTTATCAGGGATCATCCGGTTTCAGTAGTGTATATTGTTCCGACGATGGCTGAGGCGCTTCTTAAAAAAAACACATCGGTGAAGCAACCGTTGAAATTAATTTCTTCTGGGGCGAAATTAGAGGTACATACGAGAAATAGAATCCGCTCAATGTTTCCAAACCTGATATTGTTTGAGTTTTATGGTGCGGGTGAGCTTAGTTTTGTTTCATTTTCTAATAATGAAAGAAAGCCAGATTCTGTTGGCAGGCCGTTTCATAATGTGAAGGTTCAGATTCGCCGCCATAATGGAGAAATTGCCGGTGTCGGAGAAATCGGGAAAATCTATGTACGCAGCCCTATGACATTTATTGGTTATATCACAGAACCGGGTGGATACGCGAAATCAATTGCAGATGAACAAGGGTGGGTGACGGTCAATGATATGGGATGGATCGACGAGGAAGGTTATCTCTATGTCGCGGGCCGGGAGAATAATATGATTTTGTATGGTGGTATAAATCTTTTCCCTGAGGAAATCGAAGCTGTTTTGACGAAGCATCCGAAAGTGGAAAAAGCGGCTGTGGTTGGATTAAGCGATCCGTATTGGGGGCAAATTGCGGTAGGTATTATACAGGGAGATGTATCTGAACTGGAATTAAAGCGGTATTGCAAAACGCATTTGGCTTCATATAAAGTGCCGCGCAAATGGTATTTTACAGAAGAAATGCCTATGACTACCAGCGGGAAAATCGCCCGTGGAGAGCTTCTGAGGTTGCTGGAGAAAAGACTGGTGAATGCCACTTCGATTAATGATTGTAAACACCCCATGATAGAAAGGGATGAGCTGCCGCGGTAA
- a CDS encoding biotin transporter BioY, protein MKIKEITYVALFAGIMGILGLVPPITLGFTPVPITLQTLGVILAGGILGARLGSLSIIVFLLIVAAGMPLLPGGRGGIGVFFGPSGGYLIGYVIAAFSIGLIFSKIQTLKFKHIIATNLTVGIFSVYLTGIPVQAFVMNLPILETIKLSLVYIPGDFIKAIIASILVYKLQKYPIIAQNFVKSSTAQVREG, encoded by the coding sequence ATGAAAATTAAAGAGATTACTTATGTTGCATTGTTTGCGGGAATCATGGGAATTTTGGGATTGGTTCCACCTATTACATTGGGGTTCACTCCTGTACCAATTACTTTACAAACGTTAGGTGTGATCTTGGCAGGAGGTATACTCGGTGCTCGGCTTGGTTCGTTGAGCATCATTGTCTTTTTATTGATCGTAGCAGCAGGAATGCCGCTTTTACCCGGTGGACGCGGTGGAATTGGAGTCTTTTTCGGTCCGAGCGGCGGCTATTTAATAGGATATGTAATTGCTGCTTTTAGCATCGGCCTTATTTTTTCTAAAATTCAAACGTTGAAATTTAAACATATTATCGCAACAAATTTAACGGTTGGCATTTTTTCTGTCTATTTAACAGGTATTCCTGTGCAGGCTTTTGTAATGAACCTTCCAATACTTGAAACGATTAAATTGAGTCTTGTTTATATTCCAGGAGATTTCATAAAAGCAATTATTGCTTCAATCCTTGTTTACAAATTACAGAAATACCCGATTATTGCCCAAAACTTTGTTAAATCGTCTACAGCACAAGTAAGGGAGGGATAA
- a CDS encoding transcription repressor NadR produces the protein MKKMLGEERRNELLNLLKDAKKPITGTQLAKYANVSRQVIVNDMNLLKARNLPIISTSQGYLYLSQEDTDSLIEKKIVCIHTAEEAEDEMMTIVDCGVTIKNVIVEHPVYGEITASMMLSSRIDVENFLNKVEETKATYLSVLTNGTHLHVISAPTIEQIEEAERRLREKGYLVEE, from the coding sequence ATGAAAAAAATGCTTGGGGAAGAACGAAGAAATGAATTATTGAATTTGTTAAAGGATGCAAAAAAACCGATTACCGGAACTCAATTAGCAAAATATGCAAACGTCAGCCGGCAAGTGATTGTGAACGATATGAATTTGTTGAAGGCCCGCAATTTGCCAATCATTTCAACCAGTCAAGGGTATTTATATTTGAGTCAGGAAGATACCGATTCGCTCATTGAAAAGAAAATAGTATGTATACATACAGCGGAAGAGGCGGAGGATGAAATGATGACGATCGTTGATTGCGGGGTGACGATCAAGAACGTCATTGTCGAACATCCGGTATACGGGGAAATTACCGCTTCGATGATGTTGTCATCCCGGATAGACGTGGAAAATTTTCTGAATAAAGTGGAAGAAACGAAGGCAACTTACCTTTCCGTCTTAACTAACGGCACGCATCTGCATGTCATTTCCGCTCCAACGATCGAACAAATCGAAGAAGCTGAAAGAAGACTTCGGGAAAAGGGATATTTGGTGGAGGAATGA
- the rpmA gene encoding 50S ribosomal protein L27, with protein MLSLDLQFFASKKGVGSTKNGRDSEAKRLGAKRADGQFVTGGSILYRQRGTKIYPGLNVGRGGDDTLYAKVDGIVRFERMGRDKKKVSVYPVAKEA; from the coding sequence TTGTTATCATTAGACCTTCAATTCTTCGCTTCCAAAAAAGGGGTAGGTTCTACTAAAAACGGTCGTGACTCTGAAGCAAAACGCCTTGGCGCTAAACGTGCGGATGGTCAATTCGTAACTGGAGGATCAATTCTTTACCGCCAACGCGGTACAAAAATTTATCCAGGTTTGAACGTAGGCCGCGGTGGTGACGATACACTTTACGCTAAAGTTGATGGTATCGTACGTTTCGAACGTATGGGACGCGACAAGAAAAAAGTAAGTGTATACCCTGTTGCTAAAGAAGCATAA
- a CDS encoding MaoC/PaaZ C-terminal domain-containing protein: MKKIQFEVTEKDIEGYAELSEDYNPIHLDNEYAKAHGFSGKMAHGMLSLAKVWGILANELEIMQFPAEFHLQFQSPVYVGEQVELNIMEKDNVVTITGKVMKGRVSW; the protein is encoded by the coding sequence TTGAAAAAAATACAGTTTGAAGTGACAGAAAAGGATATCGAAGGTTATGCAGAGTTGTCAGAAGATTATAATCCGATTCATCTTGACAATGAATATGCCAAGGCTCACGGCTTTTCGGGAAAAATGGCCCATGGGATGCTATCTTTGGCGAAAGTATGGGGCATTTTAGCCAATGAATTAGAAATCATGCAATTTCCAGCTGAATTCCATTTGCAATTCCAATCGCCTGTCTATGTTGGGGAACAGGTAGAATTGAACATTATGGAAAAAGACAATGTTGTCACAATCACCGGCAAAGTTATGAAAGGCAGGGTGTCGTGGTGA
- a CDS encoding site-2 protease family protein yields the protein MDERAYAAMMRMTIHPLFLPLLFGLILYGNVSYYALILSSLLIHELGHLLVAWLLGVKVERCVIMPYGGEIELKGGYALSPHKQLLISIGGPVATFCCMLMAPFLDPLLAKPLIKIQMVLLLINLIPVWPLDGGRIVFSLILIFSKKAKTYELFLAISFILITLSVIITFVLLPKTIFLFILAIFLWIKVIQEWRYRKYRIAFEKYVLNRLT from the coding sequence ATGGATGAAAGAGCATATGCGGCCATGATGCGTATGACCATTCATCCATTATTTTTACCCCTTTTATTCGGGTTGATCCTGTATGGGAATGTTTCCTATTATGCCCTCATTTTATCTTCATTGCTGATTCATGAACTGGGGCATCTTCTTGTCGCTTGGCTTCTGGGGGTAAAGGTGGAACGTTGCGTCATCATGCCGTATGGTGGGGAAATAGAATTGAAGGGCGGTTATGCTTTATCCCCACACAAGCAACTTCTCATCAGTATAGGCGGACCCGTCGCCACATTCTGCTGCATGTTGATGGCTCCCTTTTTGGATCCTTTGTTGGCCAAGCCGTTGATCAAAATTCAAATGGTGCTTTTGCTGATTAATTTGATTCCTGTCTGGCCGCTTGACGGGGGAAGAATCGTTTTTTCCCTCATTTTGATCTTCTCGAAAAAGGCGAAAACGTACGAATTGTTTCTAGCCATTTCTTTCATACTGATCACGTTGTCGGTCATCATCACTTTTGTATTGCTGCCCAAAACGATCTTTCTCTTTATTCTAGCCATCTTTCTTTGGATCAAGGTGATTCAAGAATGGCGGTATCGGAAATACCGGATTGCTTTTGAAAAATATGTATTGAATCGATTGACTTAA
- a CDS encoding ribosomal-processing cysteine protease Prp, which yields MITVTIHHDENRRVSAFEFSGHAEYDEPGKDLVCAGASTIAIGTVNAIYALLNIEPKIEQATEGGGYLKVDLPTDIDAQLDEKLQLIVQVMTAQVYSMVQNYGQYIQIKYKQVGGGTQ from the coding sequence ATGATTACGGTAACCATTCATCACGACGAAAATCGCCGTGTATCTGCCTTTGAGTTTTCTGGACATGCCGAATACGATGAACCGGGAAAAGATTTGGTATGTGCGGGCGCATCGACCATCGCCATCGGTACGGTCAATGCGATTTATGCACTGTTGAATATTGAACCGAAAATCGAACAGGCAACCGAGGGTGGAGGCTACTTGAAAGTAGACTTGCCGACGGATATAGATGCTCAATTGGATGAGAAATTGCAATTGATTGTGCAAGTGATGACAGCACAAGTATATTCGATGGTACAAAACTACGGCCAATATATTCAAATCAAGTACAAGCAAGTAGGAGGTGGAACACAGTGA
- a CDS encoding ACT domain-containing protein, translating into MKNVAEQRYYLVREDVLTDAMQKTLEAKRLLESGKVNSIWDAVKQVDLSRSAFYKYRDAVFPFHSIVKERILTMIIQLQDQKGTLAKVLEIITEAHCNILTIHQTIPIQGRANVTLSLDVTSMIMDLHELIKKMNDLEFVESAEVISSGAL; encoded by the coding sequence ATGAAAAATGTTGCTGAACAACGCTATTATCTGGTGCGGGAAGATGTGCTGACCGATGCGATGCAAAAAACATTGGAGGCAAAGCGGTTATTGGAATCGGGCAAGGTCAACTCGATATGGGATGCGGTGAAACAAGTGGATCTTTCAAGAAGCGCCTTTTATAAATATCGGGATGCCGTCTTTCCCTTTCACTCCATCGTAAAAGAGAGAATATTGACCATGATTATCCAATTGCAGGATCAAAAGGGGACATTGGCCAAAGTATTGGAAATTATTACAGAAGCCCATTGCAATATTTTGACAATCCATCAAACGATTCCGATTCAAGGCCGGGCCAACGTAACCCTTTCCTTGGATGTAACGAGCATGATCATGGATTTGCATGAACTGATCAAAAAGATGAACGATTTGGAATTTGTTGAATCAGCAGAAGTCATAAGCTCTGGAGCTTTATGA